gacCACAACGATTTCCTAATGAAGGGAAGACGTCCCCATGGAGACTAAACACcataatcaggcataacattatgaccccttcCTAACCTGGCCTGAGCCGTTCTGTCCACTGAGGGGCAGCAGAGAGACACGAACCCGTCCGGCCGGAGGCTGCAGTGTGGAGCTGTGACGTCTGGTAAAGCCTGACTCACGACTCTAACTCcctgctgcagcctccaccCCGACCACAGCAGCCTCCACCCCAACCACGGCGGCCCCACCCCAACCACAGCGGCCCCCACCTCGACCACGGCAGCTCTGAGACATAAAGATGGAGAAGGAACCAGAGAGGCCTCGTGGTTCATCTGTGTTTAAGAAGCCGGGACAGAAAGGCCCTAAAGAGCTGGAGGAATGTTTTAGCTCGATGCCTTAAACCTTAAACCAGCCATAGATTCtgattctgtgttttatttaacccCAACGTTTAAACAAAAACCATAAAACCCCTGAAAAATGATGTGATTTATGAGATAATTTTTTTTAGGACTcagtataaatataaagattCACTATAAAACATCACAACCTGTCAGATTTGTCATGATCCTCTGAATCCTGGATTCacagaaatgacacaaacacgaacctgtaaaaataaagtgtgagcaaaacaaaacatatctCAGCCAAACCGAGATTAAATCACAGCTTccttctaaaaaataaaaaacgaaaacaaagcCATCGTACCAAACAGCGTCTCTTCCTCTGCTACAGTTTGAAAACAGACGCGTCAGTGATTCcggttaaatattaaacataaaagctggttttaaatgcacatgttCCCTGATGTGTGACGTGTTTATTTGGTTTCTTTAATCGTCCGTCTGTGTCGGACCTACAGTAAAAGTTGCATCCGTTTTAAATCCAAACCCCAATCAATCACTGAAACAAGTGGTTCACATTAAAAAGGCACTGAGAGTCCAGCAGAGGTGTCACAGCGTTCAGGTCGCCACGCTGCACTCAAACACAACACGAACAAATAAGTTAAGTCCCTTAATGGAAGTGTCTGCATGTCAGCGTTTGGTTATTTGGTGTTAAAGGTGAGAGGAGGCCGCTGCCAGCAGAGCTCTGCTCAGGGCCGGTTAAAAGCAAACGTCCTCTCCTTTATCCGCTCACATCCAGCAAACAGCTTCGCTTTGGCAGGAAACATTAAGATCCGTTACAGTGGCCTCACGTCCCGTCTCTGAATCCACCACTAACAGCAGGACTAAGGCACGAGTGAGgattaaagacacacacacggctaCATGAAGCTTCTACAGTTTCTCTTTTACAACAAGACGCTTTAAAGCTggtaaaatcctcctcctcctcttcctggttAAAGCTTCCGgagtttctccttttttttttatggcgtCGTTTTTACTCTAATTCCTCTGAGACGTGTCAGAAAACTCTGGAAACctgcacaacaaccacaaacctGATCTGGTTTTACTTTAAGGACGTGAAGGTTTGGATGCAGGACGAGATGCTGGTTTGTTGTCGGATATTAACTCAAAGATGGCGCGGTGTCGGTTTCTCCTTTTAGCAGCGGCTGCCGGCGACGATGCTTCGAGCTCATGAACGTGTTAACGTGACATTAAATAGGAACCCTCCACCCAGGATTTCAGACGTCTAAATATTTAGACTCAATAgtttcataaataaaagaaggaaaaaaaagaaatcgtcCATGTGGAACAACGGGAGCAGCGTCCAGGAATCATCGTGTCCTTCCTGAACAGAAACCGTCTCCTGACTCTGACCGGGGCTCCGGTGATgtggacccccccccctccctcctccgtgAGGCTCAGTATCAGGTGTCGGGtgtagaccccccccccccgtggtTCAGTGTCGGGTGTAGAGCCGGATGAGACCCGCCTGGTTCAGCTGCTGCCACAGGTTCATCTCCATGCGCAGGTCGTGGTTGATGAAGAAGCCGACGGGCCGGTAGCTGCTGTCGTAGTAGTGGTCCGAGTAGTTCTTATAGTCCGGGGTCATGAAGCCGTACGCgctcaccttcacacacacacacacacacacacacacacacacaacaaaaacacaaaacacacaaatctctGTTAAACACGTGGAAAACAAAGCGCTTCAGTTGCAGCTCGTCGTGTTTGGACTTGATTTTCGTTTCCAGGAGAAACTGGTTCTGACACAGAGGAGTGAAGCCAAACAGCCAAACAGCCGGCGGGAGAGAGCGGAGCCGGAGGATCTACCTGGTCGCAGGTGTGCAGAGCGGCCAGCAGCATCACGGCCCCCGTGGACGGACGGTAGATGTCCTTGTATTTGGTGTTCAGAGCGTGTGAACGAAggaatctgaaataaaaataaaataaatgaagggTGAGACACGACAGGTGAAAACTTTTAACCGTGAAACTTCAGCTGATTACTCACGTTAGTACAGTAATGTctgtgaatgtgtatttaaatatgcaaatgagggcATATCTACGTAAAtctgcactaatttgcatacacgtccagaacagaaatctgaataacgGATAGAGTGAGGTGCAAAATTCTTGTtcattagatttccaggtattttcAGAGAGTTTTAGATTTTATCACTTAATATAAATCACAAATACTgagctctgaatgatatatgataaATCTCTGTAAAAACCTGCAGGACGTCGTTAGGAATAAATGTAAcgtttggtttgtgtcagagctgAAGACGAGATTATGAAGAAAAACCCATTTTTATACAGATACACGTCAAagtcatgtatatttttattagaaacCACTATGAACTAAAACCAGATCGACTCAAACCCTTCaaacacatcatataatcaCATCAACACGTTTAAAACATAAGATGATTAAAGTATGAATCATGAATCATGACCCGCGGCTGAGTCCTCTCCTCCGTCCGGCTTCTCCTCAACTTTCCTTCAGTCTCAGAATGATCAGTGTTTATCGCCTTAAACATCTGAGGCTGTGGTGCTTTCAGGGACACGGAGACTAAACGTCTCTGTGCAGGAACTGTGTGAGGAGACGTTCACGACAACAAACCTGATGCTCGGACACTTTAATAAGCATCACATTAGGCTTTTCTGGTGTTCTCCTTTTCATTTAGTGCGTTATGAAAGTTTCAGGAAAGTTCACATGTTGTGACGTTTTAAGAACCAGTGGAGGCTGATATAGATTTAGTCGTGTAGAGTTTTATTTGTAGAATAAGTGATAATAAGCCTCGTTCGTCTTAACATAAGAGGCTAAAGTGCGTACAGTGGCAGGAGTTAATgtggagaagacaaagtgaaaagaaggaggaaacacTGTTTCACATTCtcactgtgtgactgtgtccaTGTGCAGGAGATGATGACTATAAATTAGCTTTAGCATCTCACCTGTTCCTGAGGTAACGGATGAAATCCGGGTGGTACATCTTCAGCTTCTCTGCTGACACGTCCTCTCCGAAGTATTTCAGCGggctgaggaggagacacagcgttagacaggaaacccagaggGCTGTAAACATGGTCTGGTCCTGGTGGGAGGTGGGTCTTACTCCTTGTAGCGCTCCGGCCCCCTCTCCACCGCGGTGCGCGTCGCCGCCGCCTTCATCAGCAGATAATCCCGGTCGTGGTCCGGCAGGAAGACGTATCTGGTTTCCTGTCGGGGAGAAGAAGAACGTGTGAATCTCCCCGCGTCTCATCCGTCTAACCAGGGAAAAGCTGCTGTGCTGTTGTCCTCACCTCGGACACGGGGGGGCCTCGGTACCCGGCGCCGGCGTAGCTCCTCAGGGAGTTCATCAGGGTGTTGGTGGAGAAGGTGTAGTGAGTCGTGCGGGCGCCCACGTCCTGCTCGAAGCCCTTCAGGATCGCACCGTTCGTCCTGAGACACGGGGAGACGCGTTTAGTCCGCGAGGACGAAGTGGAATCATtcagaaaaatacataaaaatccCGCAACATCCACCTGAAGACGTAGTGGTGGCCGTCGATCTCCGGCCCTTTCCCGGAGTCCTTCAGGATCCCTCCGTTCCCCACCACGGCGCAGCGGCTGCACTCGGACCCGTTGCCGCGACGCGTCCAGTCGTCCAACATCTGCCAGTTGGCGGAAGAGTTGAGGACGGACAGAGTGTCCAGGAGCGCTGTCCACAGAGGAGACACCCGGGTTAGTTCAGTGGTTAATCCCTCGACTCGGGCGCCTGGTGGACGTAAACACCACAAACTGCCTCATCTCCTGAGAGGAAACCTTTatctaactttatttatttcatgtgtgaaTGTGGTTTTAACCTCCCACACATCTGTGCAGATTAGATCATGAGCAGAGGATCCTGCACCGACCAGGACGACGTCTTAGCGTCAATATTATTCTAAACTTCAGCTGAAGTCGACAGAAAGCAGCCGAGTGTGTGTCTCTCAGGAGACGCTCCGGTTTCATTACAGACCCAGGACACAgctgtggaggagctgcaggaaaacacCAGTAATGAGGTGTAACCAGGTTCCACAATAACGTCTTTAAATAATTATGAAGCTACGTCCCATTTAGCTGCTGCTGGTGGGTCCTTGTTTTCTGGATGTATTTAGTTCGCATGAAAACAGGAGAGCAGGAGGTCTGGGACCAagaaacatcaaaaataaatgtgacaatcACTGAGACGAAGGATTAATCACCAATGTTAATAATTAAGTCAAGCTTTTCTTCAGAATCTGACAGAAAATAGAGGAAAATGAagtgagaaaatgaaagtgatCGGAGCTCACTCTTGTAGTCGACGCCCCCCCAGCCGTGGGTCCCTGGGTATCTGCTGAGACGCTGGTACTGCTCGGGCGTGGCGTGTTTGGCCGCCTGCAGGACGGGGACTCGCTCCAGGACCCGCCCCCCGAACTCGCTGGCTCTGAGCCGACCCCGGACGCCGGCGGGGCAGGTCTGTGGGCGGCAGATAAGGAAGGAAGCGGGGACAGTTATCAAACCGCAGGCAGCGTTTCCTGAGCAAACAATGTCGGCCTGAACCTCCCCGTCCTCGACCGTTTCTACGACGACCAACGGcagaggaggagctcagagagatggtttcagcttttaaaaggtttatttaacttccagcttattctgcttcatttagacccgttgtcctcgtaGGTGGACACAGGCAGCAGGCGTCTcaggattcattctacagccaaTCACGGGACTTTTCTGCTAATGAACAGGGTCTGAAGACATTTGTAATCCTGTCTCTGCAAAGCCGTGTCCAGGTATTAAACAGCTGTGGATTTATTGACTTTGTTGTAAAACTAATGAAtgaatcccagtgtccacatacgaGGACGTCGTTCTTTTCATGGACGGCGCTGAGAGCGAATACACGGGGATGAGAAGATTAAGTGTTAAAATACTTCACGCTGACCTGAGTTTAAAACGAGCTGCAGCTCAGTACCTCTCACACCGTAAGTTCTCCTCTGATgatgcagataaacacagactctgAGCTAATTTCCTCCAGTAACAGACCGTCACCGTGGGCGACGCCCAGACACATTCCCCAGAAACCTCCCGCTTCCCACGGGTCATCGAGAACAGAAGAAACTATTTGGATGAAACGCCCTCGAGAACCCAACAAAGGGAAGAAATGAACAGACGGAGCAGAGACCGAGCCGCCTGTGTGATAAACAACCACGTATTAGGATCATAATAAATAGACACATTAAAAGGAGAAGTTCATTTTCCATGAACAGATTTTCCAGAGAAGTGACTGATTCATCCGGCGTCAGAGCAGCTGGATCTTTTCTCCCTTTAAACGCCTTCATCCTCAAACCTCTTTGGTCAAATATAAAGTGgcataaaatgtaaaagttcTACCGATCAACAgctttattctgtttattcagTCTCGGTCTTTAGTCACaatctttaaaaatgtgatgtGACCTGGTTCCATCCTTTTCCTTCCCTCCAACATTAAGTTCCTCTTAATGtaataaagatgaaaataaatgatcaatAAAAAGCTCATTAGTGCGTAAGTGCAGGAGTCACCAGGTCACATGAAACAGGCCGTGAGTCAGCACACGGACGCGTTATCGCATTAAACCTGTGATGTCTCCCAGCGCGAGGCGTTCAAAGACAGTCAGAGGAAAAAGTCGGTCTAAACAGACTAAACGCTCGCTAACGGAGAGACTGACACAGGTCTGATACctgctgcctcttcttcttcttcttcttcttcttcttcttcttcttcctgacgcgtcctaataaataataaacctgcATAAACCAAACGTTCCTCCTTTTTCCACAGTTTGTATTAATCCTTCCTGTTTAACATTAACCAGCTGTtactaaaaaactaaactatttCTGACCTGAACCAGGTTcttctttcatgttgtttttttcttacagtggaaataatagaaaatataacTCATCCTTTAATCTTTAGTAAGAAGAACTTTTAAttctgattaaattaaagtaatgaATCTGTCTCTGTGGAGTCACTGTTCATCTCTAAACTCTTTTATCAGCCTGTTAATGTGTAACTGActcgtttccatggagacgtgTCCAGTGAAGCAGATACTCAAATTAAACGTTTGCACAACAAACCCAGTTACGTCCTGTGACACTAGAGTCACGGTTCGtccagaaaaggaaaagaaactcGTGTgaacttgtttgtgtttgtgttgagctctaaataaaataaagaaccCGGATCATCAGACCGGTCCCACTCAGAACCACTCAGAACCACATCCGTCCGTCCCCCGTCTCCTCTCTGACGCCAGCAAACACCTGCAGCGTGTCGCTGTGTTTccgttaatgtgtgtgtgtgtgtgtgtgtgtgtgtgtgttttctcctgacgtgtgtgtgtgtgtgtgttttctcctgacgtgtgtgtgtgtgtgtgtgtgtgtgtgtgtgtgtgttttctcctgacgtgtgtgtgtgtgtgtgtgtgtgcgtgtgtgtgtgtgtgtgtgtcgagtCCTGTCAACGATGAATTTCGGGCGAACAATAAAACTTTATCTCATCTCTTATCTAAAAGTGTGTTAATGTGCAACATAATTCGTTTtctgtggaagtgtgtgtgtgtgtgtgtgtgtgtgtgtatatttatatatataacgTTTTTATTGAAGCCAAACTTTCGTCCTGTCTGACCCCAGTTACGTCTTAACATTAGAATAAAGTCACAGTTTGTACAGATCAACTGAACCGACACAGACGCATCTGGAGCTGTTGTGTTTGCAggaatttcattttaatcaggagcatgtgtgtgtgtgtgtgtgtgtgtgtgtgtgtgtgtgtgtgggcgtctGTTAACAACATGTAACACGACTTGTTTCCCTGAGCAGTAACATATGTGCACGTTATGAAGAAAGCATCAGTATTTTCATAGATTTTatgatttgccttttttttaacgggttataaaaaataaaacgaatCTGAGACAAACTCGTCTGGATTCTTGTGTTTGTAGAAGATATTTCCTCTAAGTGTTCGGCTCTAAATGACTGGAGGTGGTTTCCTGTAACTGGAGGATGTTGCTCTGATTAAACACGGATTTGTTTTGAACTCGACGCAGGTTCATTGAGCTCTGAGGCGACAACGTGGAGACGACAGAAACAAAAGTTCAGGcggcagaaaacaaaacaagacgtGAGACAGAGAAGGTCTGGTTCCTCGTTTGACGCGGGAATAAAGAAAAGTCAGAAGTTTCAGTTCTAAATGAGAAACATGAAGCATCTGTGGGAGCGACGTGCATGAAGCATCGTGTAGAAACACAACAGGTCCAGAGGATCTGGGCCGTGAGTCCTGACGCCGGCTGCTCTTTATTTCCTGACTCACCGTTTGTGGAGCGACGTCTTCGCTCATGTACGCGTCTCCGATGAAGGGGGGCTCTGTGGGCGTGGCCGCCGTGGTGGGGGGCGGAGcttcacctgcagcagcagcgtcagCATCGGAGCTGGACCCGTTCAGAGGCAGATGTGGAGGCTTCACGGTGGAGGTGGCCTGAGTTTTTAAAAATTGGGGCTGTGGGAGTCTTtccgggggagggggggaggtcgGGGGGGAGGTCGGGGGAGGCTGGTCCCGCTGGCGTGAGGTGACCTTTCTGGGAGGAGGGCTGTGGAGGACAGGACAACATTTAGGGATGATAAGACATGAAGGAAAAGCTTCCAGCTAAAATGAAACGAAGCACAGAAAAGTTGGTCAGACGCTGACGCTGCTCAGTCTCCATGTGTCACATCTCTTTTCTCTTAGGAGGAATGTAAACGCCGACACGCGACATAAACCAGCTCCGTTCGTGTCAAAACGAATCCAGTTTCCCTTCGACGCCGACAGGAATTATTACGCACACGTGTGTTCAATCCACGGAACCAGATGTCGGCGCTGGAAACATCCACTTTTACTACTTTGTTCCTACAAGTGTTGAAACAGCCTTTGATAAAAGTCTAATAAATCTGAGCGACTGTGattataactaaaaaaaaaaataaagtaaaacctTTTAAAGAGGATTTTAAAGAGAAAGGCTGAATAAATGAACCAAAGTGATTATTCTCCGTTTGATTGTGTATCTCAGTGGGCGTCGCCTGGTGTGACATGACACCAGGCGAcgcttcttttatttaaatcagaccgAGTGCAGATATGAAGTTATTAATATGATTGAAAGACGTGTCAACGCTCTCGTTTCCCCGTGAGGACACATGCAAACTGAACGTTGACTCAGTGCAGAGGAAGCAGAGCTCAGCGTTAATGACCTGAGCAGCTGATGTCGTTTCTGTTCGAGGGCGTGAGCGtgaaacaacagcaaagagTCCAGGAAATAACCTGAAAAACACCATCGCACACACACGGATCTGCTGCTGGAAGAGTTTAGAGtgaaactcatttaaaaaagatGCATCAAAACGtcagaaaagacacacaaaactacaaaaaacagacaaacttcACAGAGACATatccaggcttttattttgaaggggctccttgtgtttgtgcaggacTCAGATTCAGGAGGAAAAGTCTGTGAGCTgtgaccccccacccccccccaacaGAACGGATGGAGCCAACACAGCTTCCATTTCACATACATGTgtgggacggggggggggggggggtcagtgGAATAACTCCAGGGGATTTTTTTCATTAGTGCAGCCGAGTGTTGTGTGGCTCCTTTGTTGAAACCACAATGATACAAGTGTaggaaggagagggggggggggggggggggataagtGCTGGTTACACAAAACTCCTCATACTCATGATCTAAGAGTTTAACCCTTCAACCCGtcctcctctggttcctcctccaCGGACCCGAATCAGGACAAAACTCactctaacacaaacacaacacaaactaagGAGCTTCTAATTATAAAGTAAAGTCCAGTTGTTCTTTGTTCGTGTTTCCAGTGAAAGATGTTCTGCGAATGAGCCTTAATTCTCGTAAAGTCCCGACTTTACGATTCTCTTAAATGATTCACATCGAACGAACCGTCGCCTCCTGATCCAGCATCAAACCACCAACACTTTGTCTCCACTGACACACAACcgccacaaaaacacacgcaaTAAACGCAGACAATGGACACGAGACCCACAACGACCAGAAACACGACactttcacaaaacacacaaaactacaacaaagagacaaaagaagcaGAGACGCACTaagttgttaccaacacctcaAACACGTTTTTATGAGCAGTGATTTATCTGTTATCCTGTACTTTATAAAGTTTTATCCGTACGTTTGTACAGAGTGTTTCTGTCCAGGATTCCCGCCCTGAGCCACTGCACCCAAATCTCATTTTGATCTAAATCAAATGAATGACCAAtaaagatgagataagatgagataagatgagataagatgagataaagcTTCATGAATCATGTAACGGGAAAATTctcagaaacagcagcagagacattcagcatcatAAAGTCTGAGTCTCTTTTAAAACCTTTTGTCATTTGTTCCttaaatttttattatatttttatctgagtgttgtttttttatcccattttttttgacttcttcttcttctttttaaccGTTTAatctttgattcctccagaactaaaccacgtTGTGACAGAAACTTCTGTAAAAGTCTGTAAAAAGAGGCCGAGACCGTGAATAAACTCCAACGTGTTCACGGACACGATTCAACGTCCTAAAAAAAGTCTGATTGGCAGCAGGTTAATGTGCTGCTGGTAAACGGGTGGCGCCTGGTCAGAGATTAATCATCCACCGCCCATTTATTATTAGACGCTCCCGTAACAAGAGTCcagataaaagaaataaagaaatgaataatcAGACCCGAGCGACGTTTAAGTCGAGTTTGTGTCCAGAGAAACGAGCAGTGAAGCGCGACAGTTTGAGGTTTATGAAGCTGAGAATAAGCGGCGCAGAGACGAAGCCACAcaggtgcattgtgggacaTTTCTGGTGAGGAGGTGATGCAGAATCTGGAACATGAcgcagagaagagaaggaaagagctgcatattttctgcagctttaaaaggGAAATTTAAGGCTTTTTAAGAAGATTACGGGTTAAATTTAAGGCTCCACTGCACAAAGTAAAAGAGACGATAAACCTGAGaccagaattactttcaaaataacaaactcAGGACGTCTCCACTGCTGAGGAAACATAAGAGGCCGGGACAGAGGAGGTCACTGACGAACCTGTAATCAGAATATGCTGGAATTTAACGCCTCCTAAAGCTTAATCTGAGATTATCCAGACTCTGCACTAACCCTCTATTACAGCCATTAGACGCATTGTTACCACAGTTTCACGTTTCATTCTCCATCAGATTCTCCTAACGCAGACATTTTAAATCAGGTTCAACgatgaaataaaaactctgGTGTCGGATTCTCTGGGTTTTTTTGTGCGTTTCCTCAGATCGACACTTAGAGGACGGGAGTTAAAGAACAACTAACCTAAACCCAGGAGGCAGAGCCGTCGCTAGGT
This window of the Mugil cephalus isolate CIBA_MC_2020 chromosome 16, CIBA_Mcephalus_1.1, whole genome shotgun sequence genome carries:
- the st6galnac gene encoding alpha-N-acetylgalactosaminide alpha-2,6-sialyltransferase 2 isoform X2, whose product is MMTAMALSRRLQVGALAVALVLGAYVLCLSAEWRPSCFDQPLGCFHGLVPSISSPPPRKVTSRQRDQPPPTSPPTSPPPPERLPQPQFLKTQATSTVKPPHLPLNGSSSDADAAAAGEAPPPTTAATPTEPPFIGDAYMSEDVAPQTTCPAGVRGRLRASEFGGRVLERVPVLQAAKHATPEQYQRLSRYPGTHGWGGVDYKTLLDTLSVLNSSANWQMLDDWTRRGNGSECSRCAVVGNGGILKDSGKGPEIDGHHYVFRTNGAILKGFEQDVGARTTHYTFSTNTLMNSLRSYAGAGYRGPPVSEETRYVFLPDHDRDYLLMKAAATRTAVERGPERYKDPLKYFGEDVSAEKLKMYHPDFIRYLRNRFLRSHALNTKYKDIYRPSTGAVMLLAALHTCDQVSAYGFMTPDYKNYSDHYYDSSYRPVGFFINHDLRMEMNLWQQLNQAGLIRLYTRH
- the st6galnac gene encoding alpha-N-acetylgalactosaminide alpha-2,6-sialyltransferase 2 isoform X1, which translates into the protein MMTAMALSRRLQVGALAVALVLGAYVLCLSAEWRPSCFDQPLGCFHGLVPSISSPPPRKVTSRQRDQPPPTSPPTSPPPPERLPQPQFLKTQATSTVKPPHLPLNGSSSDADAAAAGEAPPPTTAATPTEPPFIGDAYMSEDVAPQTTCPAGVRGRLRASEFGGRVLERVPVLQAAKHATPEQYQRLSRYPGTHGWGGVDYKSARVEGLTTELTRVSPLWTALLDTLSVLNSSANWQMLDDWTRRGNGSECSRCAVVGNGGILKDSGKGPEIDGHHYVFRTNGAILKGFEQDVGARTTHYTFSTNTLMNSLRSYAGAGYRGPPVSEETRYVFLPDHDRDYLLMKAAATRTAVERGPERYKDPLKYFGEDVSAEKLKMYHPDFIRYLRNRFLRSHALNTKYKDIYRPSTGAVMLLAALHTCDQVSAYGFMTPDYKNYSDHYYDSSYRPVGFFINHDLRMEMNLWQQLNQAGLIRLYTRH